Proteins from a genomic interval of Phlebotomus papatasi isolate M1 chromosome 3, Ppap_2.1, whole genome shotgun sequence:
- the LOC129805416 gene encoding transcriptional regulator ATRX-like isoform X1, whose protein sequence is MSNNDSSGFREIREEFEAPSQLRVFKREKSVEFNDATLSEEEEFLGFGDISSDGPLFTQSSIFSSNAPTLSVLSDPELDSAELASSASDIGSAIFDHDYISTQDFQENIQMAMRRSDSSEDQGIRQLLYDDDGIKFNVQDIEGRFKLLLNISSSILNSRSAEQADQSTVNSFLNKLCEQTESLKTKFSTRNGLPEDDPQTPGNDSGRASKTPPSMEDSGNLVAEDFKGNSVNNGETHAGNTSLSDIDMVEDTEAPGTDIVADNEPEIELSQENPATCLDEKSLEEYTEIMAQVDAIAKIGTDVVSSMEDLRKTLPLSVAPEILSESREVLKKKLTEMQAFFKAFAIDLAPQVEIGIQTEEGTIERDQEEVEQSEIPEEKSRADIGIQTCDPEEEIPGEDPVASAEDVPADDEEIKNPEADAEDSEPPEILESKESDEENPEVPEANGPEDPEALEEGTLEIPENKASEVEVAEALDSKVPEGETSEVPESKELEDETLKSKEVKAETPEIGTQESKGAEGETPEIGTQESKGVEGEIPENELLESREPEEETPEMETLESREAEDESPEMETLESREAEDETPEMETLESREAEEEIPKIEIPESKEVEEDIPKIENPEQEKTSGEDAVLEDSMDKILDPGGLLTIPKVESTEIQNERMKRKLLDMLDSSSDEAYSDDDQDDPLFDVKMLRRKRRSTRRIREDSEEEEELPVEEDKTEEEEDDKERNEEEDKLEEMDDDEPLVNSQETVIQSDSESEFDILNYTISDSPEDEEEDLPEQVPEDDKVEKIPKDEEVSESFSVEEKPLKEIPDDDDEILDQIPEDLVENAEDAQPEDILMEFNDSANETENEILNTQLTSIVEETKNVMLLNNEEIPLTMNNEPAGEDQEKPKSPEKRPERIKKETSIRNTDENIEEGSDDSNMDSEDDKELPAASLEPDINLEMLDKGYMDDYFDDLNDKEIDKLLDFSTLERRRYEATKTTESKETDKPRKSEKKKDQLLDILQEVKAGGVSEDSSESSEDELTEEQFLEQCNMNMKHRLLNFSSDESEEENDVFSVSKMYKKKSGEEDDDACSISSDGSAIVDNFLMNIVQKEIADDVGGEKLSDEEANKENTPAENSLPKENAPAEKGDKEEIQEKPSEMVEISESEPVQKSPQSVEETIQDTLDDVQIVDLEEESEKEKETEDAEKAETSESRSKAPKVSGMEKIILSDKLFDGIEVRKDLMKEKIPRSLKIISSDDESEKDTRSQGDDGNECLDTSMFNKKDDTKTSEEINRLLAKYDNKTPTHHVKDTRVPSETISLSSDSDVDEVIEEEVEKEAPRRNLRAMLSDDQLEAETKRAQREEQERIKRLEKKTDSLSQRLSQSEAINQDESEIILDYHTKTKKYISVHPAIVQYLKPHQIDGVRFMYDNVYGGVDYVNQHDGSGCILAHCMGLGKTLQLIALLHTVIRYPELKTNRILVICPKTTIMNWFEEIRKWLKPVRGDISMKVFYFPDNSDLHGKLKILKEWHKSGEKGYRNAGCLLIGYEAFRVLVLKQSRKQQSLYTHQETSLIKKQITETLLEPGADLVICDEGHMIKNRKSAINQAVTKIRTKRRIILTGTPIQNNLKEYYCMVDFIKPSFLGTEREFANLYSNPIKSGQHKDSTPSEIRCMKQRSYVLHKKLSRFVQRREAAVLKQFLPEKFEYVLFIPMTPVQERLYEFFLTHNPTKEISGKSLIPDYTALRKIWTHPKVLENAWENAMLAKEKKDRARARLHPESDDEVPDDVLDKQVGAMSVLSDWWRAHLSKEHLESIFPSNKLRLIFEILKLCKQNGEKCLIFSAFVAVLNVVEYFMRKINNKDENAAKYGLTEYDGPWEHGKDFYRLDGKTPKTLRHSMVQSFNNPMNTRMRCFLISAKAGGQGINLTGANRVIILDTSWNPSNDQQNIFRIYRLGQERKCFVYRLLAMGTMEEKVYSRSVTKQAMSFRVVDEQQIDRHYNMAELAELYTLTKTDISQRPVPNLPTDFLLRSLLHNHHNLVYKYHEHDSLLENKPEQDLSEADKKEAWDAYENDLKTQRLVLGNNDATGFDQNALNASMMGFNNYITNPNLTSINYGGSGLPGRGYGANYTGNLNPSMSFLNQLSYQSGLGINQDPMMLMNQLYQSYPMGMGSSSMQTPYMGYMNQNSYFGTGMYPSPSTSLNSSPLGPQYKNLQSLAEIAMLPDSNALARSQSVSPSTNVGHLQTSTTSSPGLSMATTTTNAGHVQRNTPTWSMWNLKNAPSYFTPGITTATTQAVTQSSAKTTQATSTAISSTVQVTPPGISPQTQQMQVRQMVKTPIQQKTGHLGTPTSIVTSLTPSTAPAMSISTFTRTDQTSERPSSSTSPQPHVIMKATNTVNVRKDKDPPPPTVTKVTNMGIVYPTVEQRESAVPSLASLTPATITKIPTTTAQNNTPTTPKDPKAATLSLLGINAVLQNVTVTPLTKTTRQPNTTLTPIVTTTVKSSPKNLPGSNPKNLPGSSQKNLPGSSPKNLPGISPKNLPGNSPKTTTPTTTPTGKKPGFSNPAEIMQNLQNVTVKPTSTQPGKRQPYVYPAKGRRPIQINQRVVSNQTSITPISKPPPLKPTLSPISATLTRATVSQVARPTTVTQVTKPTTLTQVAKPAVSQVVVTPPSKAQGPHLTRISRLVPSTITTPTSTVHLEKALSGAVRPVLAKKPMTTPQLTVVRPGLPVTKTVQLKRPSVSLQSSPVGAAGSPKGEWMAIKRPSTTPIAELMANSKTISITQVKKPNLGVHPKPPIVPQSSATLQKITLPIRRTNKVPPTVLNKDPEIVELD, encoded by the exons ATGAGCAACAATGACTCAAGCGGATTCCGGGAAATACGAGAGGAATTTGAAGCACCGTCGCAGTTGAGAGTGTTTAAGCGGGAGAAATCTGTGGAATTCAATGATGCCACTCTGTCAGAAGAGGAGGAATTTCTGGGATTTGGGGATATCAGTAGCGATGGACCGCTGTTCACGCAGTCCTCAATTTTTTCCAGCAATGCTCCAACTCTGTCTGTGCTGTCAGATCCAGAGTTGGACAGTGCTGAATTGGCTTCTTCGGCCAGTGACATTGGATCAGCCATCTTCGACCATGACTACATCTCTACTCAGGATTTCCAGGAAAATATCCAAATGGCCATGAGACGCTCAGATTCCAGTGAAGATCAGGGTATCAGACAGTTGCTGTACGATGATGATGGGATTAAATTCAATGTCCAAGACATTGAGGGACGTTTCAAGCTTCTGCTCAATATCTCCAGCTCAATTCTCAATAGTCGCAGTGCTGAACAAGCTGATCAGTCCACAGTCAATAGTTTTCTCAATAAACTCTGCGAACAGACAGAATCCctcaagacaaaattctcaacTCGCAATGGACTTCCTGAGGATGATCCCCAGACCCCAGGCAATGATTCTGGACGGGCATCCAAGACACCTCCCTCAATGGAGGATTCAGGAAATCTGGTAGCTGAAGATTTTAAGGGAAATTCAGTAAATAATGGAGAAACTCATGCCGGGAACACAAGTCTCTCCGATATTGACATGGTGGAGGACACAGAAGCTCCCGGAACTGACATTGTAGCAGACAATGAGCCGGAGATTGAACTAAGCCAAGAAAATCCCGCCACATGCTTAGATGAGAAGTCTCTGGAGGAGTATACAGAAATAATGGCTCAAGTTGATGCCATTGCCAAAATTGGCACAGATGTAGTCAGCTCCATGGAGGATTTGAGGAAAACACTACCCTTGTCTGTAGCTCCAGAGATTCTTTCGGAATCTCGGGAAGTGCTCAAGAAGAAACTTACTGAGATGCAGGCTTTTTTCAAAGCCTTCGCAATTGATCTTGCCCCGCAAGTTGAAATAGGGATTCAGACTGAAGAGGGTACCATTGAGAGGGATCAGGAAGAGGTTGAACAATCGGAGATTCCTGAAGAAAAATCCCGTGCAGATATTGGTATTCAAACTTGTGATCCTGAAGAGGAAATCCCTGGTGAAGACCCTGTCGCTTCAGCAGAAGATGTACCAGCTGATGATGAAGAAATCAAGAATCCTGAGGCAGATGCAGAAGATTCAGAACCTCCAGAGATTTTGGAATCAAAAGAATCTGATGAGGAAAATCCAGAAGTTCCGGAAGCAAATGGACCTGAAGATCCAGAAGCTCTAGAAGAGGGAACTTTAGAAATTCCGGAAAATAAAGCTTCAGAAGTGGAAGTTGCAGAAGCTCTGGACTCAAAGGTTCCGGAAGGGGAAACTTCAGAAGTTCCGGAATCCAAAGAACTTGAAGATGAAACTCTGAAATCTAAAGAAGTTAAGGCAGAAACTCCGGAAATTGGAACTCAGGAATCCAAAGGAGCCGAAGGGGAAACTCCGGAAATTGGAACTCAGGAATCCAAAGGAGTCGAAGGGGAAATTCCGGAAAATGAACTCCTGGAATCAAGAGAACCTGAAGAGGAAACTCCGGAAATGGAAACCCTGGAATCAAGAGAAGCTGAAGATGAAAGTCCAGAAATGGAAACCCTGGAATCAAGAGAAGCTGAAGATGAAACTCCAGAAATGGAAACCCTGGAATCAAGAGAAGCTGAAGAAGAAATTCCGAAAATTGAAATTCCGGAATCAAAAGAAGTTGAAGAAGATATTCCGAAAATTGAAAATCCGGAGCAAGAAAAGACTTCAGGGGAAGACGCAGTACTGGAAGATTCAATGGATAAAATTTTGGATCCAGGAGGTCTTTTGACTATTCCAAAAGTCGAAAGTACAGAGATTCAGAATGAGAGGATGAAGCGTAAACTATTGGATATGCTGGATTCCTCATCAGATGAGGCCTATTCAGATGATGATCAGGATGATCCTCTGTTTGATGTTAAAATGCTCAGAAGAAAGAGGCGCAGTACACGGAGGATTCGGGAGGacagtgaagaagaggaagaactTCCCGTTGAAGAAGATAAGACAGAAGAAGAGGAAGATGATAAGGAACGAAATGAGGAAGAAGATAAGCTAGAAGAAATGGATGATGATGAGCCTCTGGTAAATTCCCAAGAGACTGTCATTCAATCAGACAGTGAATCAGAATTTGATATTCTCAATTACACGATTTCTGATAGTCcagaagatgaagaagaagatcTGCCAGAGCAGGTTCCTGAAGATGACAAAGTTGAAAAGATTCCAAAAGATGAAGAAGTTTCTGAGAGTTTTTCTGTAGAAGAAAAACCTCTAAAGGAGATCccagatgatgatgatgagatTCTGGATCAAATCCCTGAAGATCTCgtggagaatgctgaggatgcTCAACCAGAAGACATCCTGATGGAATTTAATGATTCTGCAAATGAaacagaaaatgaaattttgaacacTCAACTGACCAGCATTGTTGAGGAGACTAAGAATGTCATGCTCCTCAACAATGAAGAGATTCCTCTAACCATGAACAATGAGCCGGCGGGAGAGGATCAAGAGAAGCCAAAAAGTCCAGAGAAGAGACCCGAAAGAATTAAGAAGGAGACAAGTATTCGAAATACCGATGAAAACATCGAAGAAGGCTCTGATGACAGCAATATGGATTCAGAAGATGATAAGGAGCTTCCTGCTGCAAGTCTCGAGCCTGATATCAATCTCGAAATGCTTGACAAGGGTTATATGGATGATTACTTTGATGATCTCAATGACAAAGAGATTGATAAATTGTTGGATTTTTCAACATTGGAGAGGAGACGGTATGAAGCCACGAAGACCACCGAGAGCAAAGAAACGGATAAACCCAGAAAGTCAGAAAAGAAGAAAGATCAACTTTTGGATATTCTGCAGGAAGTGAAGGCCGGAGGAGTTTCAGAAGACAGTTCGGAGTCATCTGAAGATGAACTAACCGAAGAACAGTTCCTGGAGCAGTGCAATATGAATATGAAGCATAGATTGCTTAATTTCTCCAGTGATGAATCTGAGGAAGAAAATGATGTTTTCAGCGTCAGTAAGATGTACAAGAAGAAATCTGGAGAGGAAGATGATGATGCTTGCAGCATCAGTAGTGATGGATCAGCGATTGTCGATAACTTCCTTATGAACATTGTTCAGAAGGAGATTGCCGACGATGTGGGTGGTGAAAAGCTTAGTGATGAAGAGGCTAACAAGGAAAATACTCCAGCAGAAAATTCTCTGCCTAAGGAAAATGCTCCAGCGGAGAAAGGGGACAAGGAAGAAATTCAGGAAAAACCATCAGAAATGGTTGAAATAAGTGAAAGTGAGCCAGTTCAGAAGTCTCCTCAGTCTGTTGAAGAAACCATTCAAGATACACTGGATGATGTCCAGATAGTAGATCTTGAAGAAGAATCTGAAAAGGAAAAGGAAACTGAAGATGCTGAAAAAGCAGAGACATCAGAATCAAGGTCTAAGGCACCAAAGGTATCTGGCATGGAGAAGATCATCCTCAGTGATAAACTCTTCGATGGAATTGAAGTTCGGAAGGATTTGATGAAGGAAAAGATACCGAGATCTCTGAAAATCATTTCAAGTGATGATGAATCTGAGAAAGATACCAGAAGTCAAGGTGACGATGGTAATGAGTGTCTGGACACTTCAATGTTTAACAAGAAAGATGACACTAAAACGAGTGAAGAAATTAACAGATTGCTTGCGAAGTATGACAACAAAACGCCAACGCATCATGTTAAGGATACCAGAGTTCCTTCGGAAACCATCAGTCTAAGTTCTGACAGCGATGTCGATGAAGTTATTGAGGAAGAAGTCGAAAAGGAAGCTCCTCGACGGAATCTTCGGGCAATGTTGAGTGATGATCAGTTGGAGGCTGAAACGAAGCGAGCACAACGTGAAGAGCAAGAACGAATAAAGAGGCTGGAGAAGAAGACAGATTCACTGAGTCAACGTCTTAGCCAGTCCGAAGCCATAAATCAAGATGAAAGTGAGATCATTTTGGACTATCACACCAAAACGAAGAAGTACATCTCAGTCCATCCGGCTATTGTGCAATACCTCAAACCACATCAAATTGATGGGGTACGTTTCATGTACGATAACGTTTACGGAGGTGTTGATTATGTTAATCAACATGATGGCAGTGGATGTATTCTAGCCCACTGTATGGGCTTAGGAAAAACTCTACAATTGATTGCTCTGCTTCATACAGTCATCCGGTATCCAGAACTAAAGACTAACAGAATCCTCGTCATCTGTCCTAAAACAACCATCATGAACTGGTTTGAAGAAATCAGAAAGTGGTTGAAACCCGTTCGTGGAGATATCAGCATGAAAGTCTTCTATTTTCCCGACAACTCCGATCTCCATGGGAAACTGAAAATTCTCAAGGAATGGCACAAATCCGGAGAGAAAGGATACCGCAATGCTGGTTGCTTGCTAATTGGGTATGAGGCTTTTAGAGTGTTAGTGCTGAAACAGAGTAGGAAACAGCAATCACTCTACACCCATCAGGAGACTTCCTTGATTAAGAAGCAAATCACAGAAACATTGTTGGAACCTGGAGCTGATCTAGTGATCTGTGATGAGGGCCATATGATCAAAAATCGCAAATCTGCCATTAATCAAGCAGTTACCAAAATCAGGACCAAGAGGAGGATTATTCTGACAGGAACACCCATCCAGAATAATTTGAAAGAAT ACTATTGTATGGTGGACTTTATAAAACCATCATTCTTGGGCACAGAACGAGAATTTGCCAATTTATATTCGAATCCCATCAAGAGTGGTCAACACAAAGATTCTACTCCCAGTGAGATTAGATGCATGAAACAGAGATCTTATGTGTTGCACAAGAAACTCTCACGTTTTGTCCAGAGACGCGAAGCTGCTGTTCTCAAACAGTTCCTTCCGGAGAAATTTGAATATGTTCTCTTCATCCCAATGACTCCTGTCCAGGAGCGTCTTTATGAATTTTTCCTCACGCACAATCCCACGAAGGAAATCAGTGGAAAATCCCTGATTCCTGACTATACGGCACTGAGGAAGATCTGGACGCATCCCAAGGTGCTGGAGAATGCATGGGAGAATGCCATGTTAGCCAAAGAAAAGAAAGACAGAGCAAGGGCTAGGCTACATCCGGAGTCTGATGATGAGGTGCCGGATGATGTGCTGGACAAACAAGTGGGTGCAATGTCGGTGTTGAGTGATTGGTGGAGAGCACATCTGTCCAAGGAGCATTTGGAGTCGATTTTCCCGAGTAACAAATTGAGGttgatatttgaaattttgaaattatgcaAGCAAAATGGGGAGAAATGCTTGATTTTTTCGGCATTTGTGGCAGTTTTGAATGTTGTTGAGTATTTTATGCGGAAGATCAATAACAAGGATGAGAATGCAGCCAAGTATGGATTGACTGAATATGATGGGCCATGGGAACATGGGAAGGATTTCTATCGACTTGATGGCAAGACGCCAAAAACTCTGCGACATTCAATGGTGCAGAGTTTCAATAATCCCATGAATACGAGGATGAGGTGTTTCTTGATTTCGGCTAAAGCTGGAGGGCAAGGCATCAATTTGACAGGGGCAAATCGAGTTATAATTTTGGATACATCCTGGAATCCATCAAATGACCAACAGAATATCTTCAGGATCTATCGATTGGGTCAGGAACGGAAGTGTTTTGTCTATAGACTTCTGGCCATGGGAACCATGGAAGAGAAAGTTTACTCGAGATCAGTCACGAAGCAAGCCATGAGTTTCCGAGTTGTTGATGAACAACAAATTGATCGACACTACAACATGGCTGAATTGGCAGAACTCTACAC ACTCACCAAAACGGACATTAGCCAGCGTCCAGTGCCGAATCTCCCAACGGACTTTCTCCTGAGAAGCCTTCTGCACAATCATCATAATCTTGTGTATAAGTATCATGAGCACGATTCGTTGCTGGAGAATAAGCCAGAGCAGGACTTGAGCGAAGCTGACAAGAAGGAAGCTTGGGATGCCTATGAAAATGATCTCAAGACACAAAGAT TAGTTCTTGGAAATAACGATG CAACTGGTTTTGACCAAAATGCCCTGAATGCCAGCATGATGGGCTTCAACAACTACATAACCAATCCCAATCTCACGTCAATAAACTACGGTGGTTCGGGATTGCCGGGACGAGGCTATGGTGCAAATTATACTGGAAATCTCAATCCTTCCATGTCCTTCCTAAATCAATTGTCATATCAATCGGGTTTGGGCATTAATCAAGATCCCATGATGCTCATGAATCAACTCTATCAGTCCTATCCGATGGGAATGGGTAGTTCCAGTATGCAGACTCCTTACATGGGATATATGAATCAGAATTCGTACTTTGGTACTGGAATGTACCCTAGTCCTAGTACTTCACTGAATTCCTCTCCACTTGGGCCGCAGTACAAAAATCTGCAGAGTTTAGCAGAGATTGCCATGTTACCGGATTCGAATGCTCTAGCGAGATCACAGAGTGTTAGTCCGTCAACGAATGTAGGGCATTTGCAGACATCCACAACTAGTAGTCCGGGACTATCGATGGCTACGACGACAACGAATGCAGGTCACGTTCAGAGAAATACGCCGACGTGGTCAATGTGGAATCTTAAGAATGCACCAAGTTACTTTACTCCGGGTATAACGACGGCAACAACGCAAGCGGTGACTCAGAGTAGTGCGAAGACAACCCAGGCAACGAGTACGGCAATTTCATCGACTGTACAGGTCACTCCACCGGGAATTTCTCCTCAAACGCAGCAGATGCAAGTGAGGCAAATGGTTAAGACGCCAATTCAACAGAAAACAGGACATTTGGGTACACCAACTTCCATTGTGACTTCCCTGACGCCAAGTACCGCGCCTGCCATGTCCATAAGTACATTTACTCGGACTGATCAAACTTCAGAAAGACCATCCAGTAGCACCAGTCCACAGCCTCATGTCATTATGAAGGCAACAAATACAGTTAATGTGCGCAAAGATAAAGATCCACCACCTCCCACTGTCACGAAAGTCACCAATATGGGCATAGTCTATCCGACTGTTGAACAGAGGGAAAGTGCTGTACCTAGCTTGGCATCACTAACTCCAGCTACCATTACAAAAATACCCACCACAACTGCCCAGAACAACACTCCAACTACACCGAAGGATCCTAAAGCTGCCACGTTGTCTCTTTTGGGAATAAATGCCGTTCTGCAGAATGTTACAGTGACGCCATTGACAAAAACAACAAGGCAACCAAATACAACGCTTACCCCAATAGTTACCACAACGGTCAAATCCAGCCCGAAGAATCTTCCGGGTAGTAACCCGAAAAATCTGCCGGGTAGTAGCCAGAAAAATCTGCCGGGTAGCAGCCCGAAAAATCTGCCGGGTATCAGCCCGAAAAATCTACCGGGTAACAGTCCAAAGACGACGACTCCCACCACAACTCCAACAGGAAAGAAGCCAGGATTTTCGAATCCCGCTGAGATCATGCAGAATTTGCAGAATGTGACGGTGAAGCCAACTAGTACGCAACCTGGTAAGCGACAGCCATATGTGTACCCAGCCAAGGGTAGAAGGCCCATTCAGATCAATCAACGAGTGGTCAGCAATCAAACGAGTATCACGCCAATCTCAAAGCCACCTCCATTGAAGCCTACTCTGAGTCCGATTAGTGCAACACTGACGAGAGCAACTGTGAGTCAAGTGGCAAGGCCTACTACTGTGACACAAGTTACCAAGCCTACTACGTTGACTCAAGTGGCGAAGCCTGCTGTGAGTCAAGTCGTGGTGACACCACCATCAAAAGCACAAGGGCCGCATTTAACGAGGATATCGCGATTAGTGCCATCGACCATTACAACGCCTACTTCAACAGTTCATCTTGAGAAGGCATTGAGCGGGGCAGTTAGGCCGGTTCTTGCAAAGAAACCAATGACGACGCCTCAGTTAACGGTGGTTAGGCCAGGTTTACCAGTTACTAAGACAGTTCAACTTAAAAG GCCATCAGTTTCCCTGCAATCGTCCCCAGTTGGGGCAGCAGGATCACCGAAGGGGGAGTGGATGGCCATAAAGCGACCATCAACAACGCCAATTGCTGAATTGATGGCCAATTCCAAGACCATTTCGATAACGCAGGTGAAGAAGCCAAATTTAGGGGTTCATCCCAAGCCACCAATTGTTCCACAATCATCTGCCACTCTGCAGAAGATAACTCTTCCCATACGGCGAACAAACAAAGTCCCACCGACAGTTCTTAACAAAG ATCCTGAAATTGTGGAGCTCGACTGA